The following are from one region of the Paenibacillus sabinae T27 genome:
- a CDS encoding carboxymuconolactone decarboxylase family protein, with protein sequence MIDNINSGLKHFSNLSGDYGAKALAPIKEHFPELAEYIMGNAYGDVFQRTTIAADWKEIVVISALISMGQFDQLGVHYVMALSVGMTVDQIKGILLHLVPCVGAPRVITAFNVLLATLEEIQ encoded by the coding sequence ATGATAGACAACATCAACAGCGGTCTTAAGCATTTCTCCAACCTTTCCGGCGACTATGGAGCCAAAGCGCTCGCTCCGATCAAAGAGCATTTTCCTGAACTGGCTGAATATATCATGGGCAATGCATATGGGGACGTTTTTCAGCGGACAACCATTGCAGCAGATTGGAAAGAGATCGTCGTGATTTCCGCTTTAATTTCGATGGGACAGTTCGATCAGCTCGGCGTTCATTATGTGATGGCGCTCAGCGTTGGCATGACCGTCGATCAGATCAAGGGCATTTTATTGCATCTGGTTCCCTGTGTCGGTGCTCCGAGAGTGATTACCGCATTTAATGTGCTCCTCGCAACACTAGAGGAAATCCAATAA